One genomic region from Streptomyces sp. NBC_01304 encodes:
- a CDS encoding short-chain fatty acyl-CoA regulator family protein, translated as MSKTYAGARLRRLREERRMSQVELARVLAISPSYLNQMEHDSRPLTVPVLLRLTETFGVDPGFFSERDTSRLVADLRDALTGEVAAGRVSATDLAELASRTPAAAQLLVDLGRRNQHLAEQLTEAAEGRGPGTTAQPRSAHEEIREFFYRRQNYLHDTDLAAERLAAETGIRPGEVVRSLSARLTERHGVRLAADCGELLHRYDPAAGVLNLSARLRPGQQAFRMATQLALLEYADELSALASEDFAPDSAAWPLARIGIANYFAAALILPYRRFHAAAEEFRYDIERLTDHFGLGYETICHRLSTLQRPRLRGVPFSFVRVDRAGNMSKRQSATAFHFSRAGGTCPLWNVYEAFAAPGRIHVQVAAMPDGQRYLWTARAATRHRGGWGEPGKTFAIGLGCEIRHAARLVYSDGLDLDNISAAVPIGMGCRLCERIDCPQRAVPPLDRRLAIDENSSTFVPYPVAGEPRVG; from the coding sequence TTGCGGCGGCTGCGCGAGGAACGGCGCATGAGCCAGGTCGAGTTGGCCCGGGTCCTCGCGATCTCCCCGAGCTATCTGAACCAGATGGAGCACGATTCGCGGCCGCTGACCGTGCCCGTCCTGCTGCGCCTGACGGAGACGTTCGGCGTGGACCCCGGCTTCTTCTCCGAGCGCGACACCAGCCGCCTCGTGGCCGACCTGCGGGACGCCCTCACCGGCGAGGTCGCCGCGGGCCGGGTGTCGGCGACCGACCTCGCGGAGCTGGCCTCGCGCACCCCTGCGGCGGCGCAGCTCCTGGTGGACCTGGGCCGCCGCAACCAGCACCTCGCCGAGCAGCTGACCGAAGCCGCGGAGGGGCGGGGGCCGGGTACGACGGCCCAACCCCGTTCCGCACACGAGGAGATACGCGAGTTCTTCTACCGCCGCCAGAACTATCTGCACGACACGGACCTCGCCGCGGAGCGGCTGGCCGCCGAGACCGGCATCCGCCCGGGAGAGGTGGTGCGCAGCCTGTCCGCACGTCTCACCGAGCGTCACGGCGTACGACTGGCCGCGGACTGCGGCGAGTTGCTGCACCGCTACGACCCGGCGGCCGGGGTCCTGAACCTCTCCGCCCGGCTGCGCCCCGGCCAGCAGGCGTTCCGGATGGCGACGCAGCTGGCGCTCCTGGAGTACGCCGATGAACTCTCCGCCCTCGCCTCCGAGGACTTCGCGCCGGACTCCGCCGCCTGGCCGCTGGCCCGCATCGGCATCGCCAACTACTTCGCCGCAGCCCTGATCCTCCCGTACCGCCGCTTCCACGCGGCGGCGGAGGAGTTCCGCTACGACATCGAGCGGCTGACCGACCACTTCGGTCTCGGCTACGAGACCATCTGCCACCGCCTCAGCACGTTGCAACGCCCCCGGCTGCGTGGTGTCCCCTTCTCGTTCGTCCGGGTCGACCGGGCGGGCAACATGTCCAAACGCCAGTCGGCCACCGCGTTCCACTTCTCCCGGGCCGGCGGCACCTGCCCGCTGTGGAACGTCTACGAGGCGTTCGCCGCCCCCGGCCGCATCCACGTCCAGGTCGCCGCGATGCCGGACGGCCAGCGGTACTTGTGGACGGCCCGCGCCGCCACCCGCCACCGGGGCGGCTGGGGAGAGCCCGGCAAGACCTTCGCCATCGGTCTGGGCTGCGAGATCCGGCATGCCGCCCGGCTCGTCTACTCCGACGGCCTCGACCTCGACAACATCTCCGCCGCCGTTCCCATCGGCATGGGCTGCCGCCTCTGCGAACGCATCGACTGCCCGCAGCGGGCCGTGCCG